The nucleotide window AGGACCTTTATTGCTCACCGTCTTATGGCTCCTTGGAAAGAGGCCCACACCGCCCGGGACAGTTTTCTGGAGTTTTATCGCAGGCTATGGGATCTGTCGCTTCATTGTGGAATTTTTCCGAGAGCCGGATGCTCATCTCGGACTCATTATCGGATCGTTTTCGATGGGCCAACTCTTGTCTCTCCCCATGGTGGTCATCGGCGCGTTTATGCTGGCCCTTGGCTATCAGCGGTGGGCCTGGACCCAGCCGGAGCTGTCCCATCACAAATCTCAGTAAGGCATCTCTTCATCGCTCAGGCCAACGTGGTGGCCAAGTTCATGCACCACCGTGTCTCGAATTTCCTGAATAACCTCGGTCTTCGTTCGACAGAGCCGAAGGATGGGGCCTCTATAGATGGCGATGCGGGCCGGCAGCTCGCCCGCTGGTTGGAAAAACGACCGTTCGTGAAGCGACAGGCCTTGGTAGAGACCTAAGAGATCATCCTCGGACTCGAGCTCAAGTTCATCGAGTACCTCAGGCGGAGGTTCATCCTCGACAACAACAGACACATCGCGGGCAATCGTATCGTAGGGCGGCGGCAAGTGCGCAAGTGCTTCCTGCACCCACGCTCCGAACTGCTCATGGGAAGCCGGCAATCGGTGTGGATCTCTCGGCACAGCTGTCCTTTCGAAGCAAGCTCAACGAACTTTAGGATCGGCATCCAAGTACGATTTCTTATTAATCTCGTGGGTCAATCCCATCTCTCGGAACGGTGGAGAATCCCAGATCACTTTGTTGCCCGGAGCTAGATTTGCCGCCTCCAAGTAATGTTTCTTTGCTTCTCCGCGATTGCCCATCCGGTCGATCGTAACGGCGAGGTTATAGTGAGCCTCAGCCAAATCCGGATAAGCAGCAATAGTCTGGCGATAGGATTGCTCCGCACGGGCATAATCCTTCGTGGAGAAGAGAAGATTCCCCTCTTCGAGTTTGGCCATCACCTCGGCAGGACTGCCTGCTGGTGCCGCAAGCACCGAGGCAGGAGGAGCCTTTGCGCTGGCACAGCCGAGTACTCCGCAGAGACACAACACAACGAGCACGTGTAGGTTCATCAGACGTACCTCCTACATCTCAATGGCCATGCTGGGTCTGAGAAAGATAAACTGAAATGCAACAGACGAGAGACCCATAGCCTGCCGCACAGCAGTCCGGTAAATCTCAGCCTGCTCGCGGTATGTCTCAGCTCTCGGCTGAGCCGCCTCTGCTGAAACCGCATCGGTCTTATAGTCTGCGATCCAGATTCCACCGTCAAGACGGTAAATAAGGTCAATGATGCCTTCCATAACCTGTCGCTCTTCCCAGGGAAGGAGAAACGGCACTTCTCGACCAAGAATGGTGGCCCGTTGCAGTCTATTGTAGAGTTCGGACGTGAGGAAGGAGGAGAAGATCGTATAGAGCTCCTGCCTCAGTACGCTTTCTCTATCAGCGAGGTCCGGGGCAAGGTGCTGACGACATGCCCGCTCGATGGCTGGGGCAGGATCTCGATCTGGTGAATCAAAATCCCATTGCTCTAGGACTGCGTGTGCGCACACGCCAAGTATTCGGCTATACGCCATTTCGGATGAGTCGGGCGAGCCGGCTGATCGAGCCGGCACTCGTTGCGCCATGAGGAGTGAGGGGGTAACCTGTCGCCGAGCCATTTTCTGGGCCGACCAATAGTCCCTCCGCGTCTGGTGTCGATTCACCACCACATCGAGTGAAGGGCAAGGGACTGCCGAAGCTTCTCGCTCATGTGGACCCTTTCGAACTGTGGGTGACGTTGATGTCACGACCTGCTCCATCTGACCGGCTCCGAGGGAAATGGTACCAGCCGTGCTAGAGGTTGCTGCGTCGGGAATTGCATCGTGAATCAGTGATAACACCGTGTCTCGTCCAAGGGTCGACGTGCGTCCCCCTGACAGTACGAGCAGATCCCTGGTTCGCGTCATACCGACATACAGCAATCGGCGCTGCTCGGCCTCTTCACGAGCCGAAATTTTTGGTTCAACCAGCAAGGCCCCAAGATTTGCACGATTCCCGACCCGAAGGCCGTATAATCGACTGGACCAATCATGCCCCAGCCTCGGTCCCTTACCTGGAACTCTGGACCCCTGGTGAAGGCCGGGCAGAATGACGACGGGGAATTCGAGCCCCTTGGCCTTGTGAATGGTCAAGACCCGGACAGCATCGGGCAATTCCTCAGCCAACGCACTTTCTGCTTCTTCCGGCTGGTCAGTCAACCTCGTCATCATCACATCTACAAAGCCCGCCAGCGTCATATGCGGTCGGTCTGAAAGTTCTTCGGCCAGAATGCGAATCTTCCGAAGATTCGCTACGGCCTGTTCACCATGCAGGGACGAAGCGGCCAGTTCCGGAACCGGCAAACGGTCGAATAGGAGATCGATTACGTCTGGCACCGGCCGTAGTTGGGCTGATTGTCTCAGCATTCTTAAGGCTTCATATAATTGTGCGAGTTCGAGTGCCTCTGGATGCTTGGAGGCAGCGAGGCGTTCAGGCCGGGTATAATCAAGACAGTTCAGCTGGGACAGATCCAGTAGACTCTGATCCGTGACGCCGCCAAGCGGAGACCGCAACACACCGACCAGTGCGATTCGATCGTACGGATCTTCGATCACCCGCAATATATTGACGAAATCGATGATTTCCTGGCGACGATAGAAATGTTTTTCGCCGTCGGTTACGTACTGGATGCCGTACCGCCGCAGTGCGTCGAGGTACTCCTGCGCCTGCGTCAGTTTCCTGAAGATCAAGGCGATATGTCCCGGCTGGAGTGGCACGGATCGGCCCTCCCGATCAACTACCGTGGCACTCGCTAAGAGCGTTTCACTGATCCATCGAGCCAGCGTTTCCGCCTCAGTGCGAGTGGCGGTCTCCGTATCGAACGCCTCTTCACCCTCATTGGGAGCAACCAGACGCAGCTGTACACCGGCCGTTGAGACCTCCGTCCTCCGGTCCGGCCGCATCACCAACCGTTCGTGGGCAGGCTGCACATGAGCTTCTGGAAGAAACAGACGGTCGAACAGGTCATTGACGACGTCCAAGACCATCATATCGCTCCGAAAGTTCGTGACAAGCGAGCAGGCTACGCCACCATCGTCCAGAATCTTCCGGACGACGCGCTCGAACGCTTCGATATCGGCCCGGCGGAACGAATAGATCGATTGCTTGGGATCACCGACGATGAACAGTTTGCCTGGTTCCAGGTCGATGTCCTGCCACGCAGTCTGTTGTTTCCCTGCGCGTTCCGCCAGATAGAGAATAATTTCGTATTGAACCGGGTCCGTATCCTGGAACTCGTCAACCAGAATCGCTCGATAGGTACATTTTATCCGCTCTCTTACGGTTGGACAGTCTCGTAGCAGCCTCTTGGCTCTGGCCAAAAGTCCATCGAAGGAAATCCAGCCCGATCTGAGAAAAGCGTCGCGCACTCGGGTCAGGACTGGTCGAAGCAAGTGAATCACGTTGTGAAAGTAGGACTGATCCACGGCGAGAAGCTGCTTGGCAAGCTTGATCATGATGACCGCTTCTTGAAAGACTTCCTTGTCCCACCCTGACGTGGCTTTCCCTGCATCCTTTCGGAGCAACGCTCGCACCTCGGGCCCCAAGGAGGTCAAACCAGTCAGGCCATGCTCCAACAGGAGTGACAAGCATTGAACCGTCGCGGACAGCATCTGCTCCGCCTTCAACTGTTTGTCCGACGATCTGGATGCCAGCAGGCCTGTTGCTCGCGAGTGAGCTGAAGCGATCCAGTCGCGCAGGGGCCCCTCAACGTGAGACATGTGCAGTTGGCGCTCGAGTGCGTCGAGGTCGATCAGTTCATTGGCCAGCAAGGTCGCCAATTGGTGAAGGTCGTCCAGGCTCGCTCCAGCCAAGACAGAACGCCAACGATCGTGCTGCATACCCTCCGGACCCAATTCGTCATCCAGCCAGCAATCCCACACCCCGTCGAACGTTTCCATAAACCGCGATCCATCATCCTCTTGAAATGACGGATCGAGGCCGGATTCAAGGGGGTGAAGCCGCAACAGATGCGCGGCTAGACTGTGGAGCGTTCCGATTTGCGCCTTTTCTAATTGCTCAAGAGCCTGTCGAGCCCTGGTGCTGATTTGAGTATCCGAGAGGTGGTACCGAAATCGGAAAGTTGCCAATTCAGCTTCGACCGATTGTTCTGCAAGCCTCATGAGCTCTCGGCGCAGTCGCAATTTCATCTCCGTGGCGGCCTTGTTGGTAAACGTGACCGCGATAATGTCTGTGACGCCCAGCGGATTGGGTTCCCGCATCAAGAGATTCAGGATACGGTTGACAAGGATCGTCGTTTTTCCGGTCCCGGCTCCCGCGACGACGACGACATTGCGATCCCACGTAGTCTCGGCCAAGAGACGCGACTCACTATCGGACAATCTAGATCGATCACTCATCCGCTACCTTCTGCTTTCTCACTTGTCGCAACACTCGAGCCTCTGGCGATCGGTAGGAGCGCCACCAGACCATGGCATCGTTTCGGCGGCAGGCTGAGGAATACGCACATTGATCGCAATAACCGTCAGGAAGGATGAAGAACTCCCCCCGTGCGATTCCTTCAACCAAGGTACGAATCGTCCGACGGATCGACGTTCCTATGTTGCCCTCAAGGACTGAGGTCTCGAACTTCGAGGGGACAATCGGCTTTTCCCAGTGTGGCCCAAGGTACAGAAACTGGACTTCAGAGGGCGCAGGCAATCCAGGAAGGTCCATCGAAGCATAGAACGGAGGCTGGAGGCGCACGCCTCGGACAGCCGCCGTGGTAAGATTGTGATCCAACGGCGCCATTTCAGGCCCCTGCTTATACTTGTAGTCCACCACACGCAGAGCGGGAGGGTCGGACCGCACGTCCACCCGATCGAGCTTCCCATGAATTTTCATGAGAACACACTGGTCATCCTGCAAGCGAAGACTTCCGTTTGCCGCCATTTCGAATGCATGCGGCCGGAAACCGGTTTTCCGATAATCCTCTTGATCCGAAGCAATCGCGCCGAAGACCAACTCAGCGACCTGTTCACGGGCCAGTGTCCAGAGCAAGGCCCGGCCGGTCCCTTGCGTGACCGCATAGGAATCAAAAACCTGCGATACGGCAACGGTCCCGATTACGCGAATATCCGCTTCTGCGACAGATGCTTCCGGCCAATGCAGCGCGACCAATTTCTCATAGGCGAGCCGGAGCGATTCATGGATGAACGTACCCATGGTGAGAGCAGGTAGCATGGTTCCTTGTATCTTCCGCACCGATTCAAGCCGCAATACCTCCTCTGCAAAGTACTGAAATGGACACCTGGCATACCGTTCCAAGGACGTCGGTGATATTCCATCCCGATCGAATGCTGAAAGCTTTTCCACACGGGGCTTTAGTAGTCCATCGAACGAACCGAGTTCCACCGACGCCCGTTCGATGATTTTCAAGGATGCGAGCCCCCGTTCAAACAAGCGGTGACTTAGCCCCAAAGCATTCATCAGAGGCAGAACCTCAACCCCTTGCAGAAGCCAACTCAGCGTTAACTCTTGTGCCGGCAGGATCTCTTGAATCGAGGGTACGGCTCGAATCCGAGCGGTCAAACGGCGCGGTACGGTTTCTTCCGGTCTCGTCACGAATCGACAATCACGCACGACTTCGTCGAGAAAGGATGAGGGCGCCAACACCCGGCCGTCTTCATCAGCTCGTTGATACGACAGACACAAGCGCTGGGTCGCCGAACCGATCAGTAGCTCGAACAGAAGCCGTTCTTCCTCATGACCTGAGAGTTTATCGTCGACCTTATAGCCCAACGTTGCCTGGAGCACAGCCCGTTGACGATCGCGAAGGAATGGATCCTCTCGAACCACGCGTGGGAAGATTTTATCGTTGAGACCGATGACAAACAGTGCGCGAAACGTCAGACCGCGGGCTGTCATGGCATCGAGAACTTGCACGCCCTGGTGTGGTTGGCTCTCGATGGGAATGGCGGTCTCGATCAACGCCTGGTTGAAGAGATCGACCCAATCCTCCCACCTGACGTCGCTGCCGAGGGGATCGACCTGGATCAATCGATCAAGAGCCAGTTTCACCAGAGAACCGATCGTCGGTTCGGGCTCATCGGAGGCAAGCGGAACAGTCAGACCCGGTACATGGAAATGCATCGTGGCCAACGCGCGAAAGGCATCAGTGAGGAGGCTGATCGATCCGTGCAATGGGAGAGCCCGGCAATCCCGGATTAACCGTGAGACACGCGACCAAAGAATGGCCAGTTGCACCGGATCGTCGATCGGACCCGTCCGATCCATGTCCTCAGGGTCCGCCCTGGAATCGTGAAGAATCGAGGCTGCCTTAGGAGCCGCTAGCCGGATCCATTCGCCTTCACCCTTGGTAATACCGAGCGTGGCGACCGCGTTGCGCCAACAATCCGGCCTGGCATGTAATTCCTGAGCCTCGCCCCGATAGAAGGAGGCTGTCACTACATCCACTACAGCCACATGATCAAAGTCGTTTACTGGCAATGAGGCCAAACGCAAGAGAGCCTTGGCCACTGGCTCCCGCAGGAGAGGCCGTTCAGCGGTGGAGACGAAAGGAACGAGATGACGATCGAACACCTGCTGGAGACAGGCACAATACGGCTCGAGAGTGCGTACCACCACCCCTATTTCGTCGAAGCGATACCCGTTCACCTCGACTAACGTCAGGATCTTTCGGCAGACGGTCGCCAACTCCTCATCGGCCCCTATGACGTTGAAAACAGTGAGCTCGACGCGAGTCGAAGAGGAGGTCCTTGCGTGGTTCCCACGATCTTCATGGCTGCCGGAATGAGGCAGAATGTGACGATCGAAAAACTGACGTGCGAACCCAAAAGCGGACCTGGATTCCAAGGGGAAATACAACGTCGTCGGCACCGTCTGTATGACCGCTTCGAAGAACGACAGTTGTACTTGCGTGAGATCGTAGAAACCGTAGTACAACACCCGCGTCATCCGTCGCAAAAAGGATGATCGGGACGGATTGGAATCGAGCGAAGCAGTCAGATCGTCTGGCGATCCGATGCCTAACGAACGACTGGCTTCTTCGACGGCGGCATGGAGCCTGAAGAGCGAGAGAAGCCAGGGCTGATCTTCTGGTTCGAAGATTCCATCAGCGACAGCGCCCAGCGCAATCGAGGGGGAGACCGCTGCATCCTTGAGATCGCGAATCGTAGCCCATAAGCCTTTCCACGTACCGGGTGATGGCGATATGGCATCCAAGGCCTCAAGCCCTGAGAGCTTGCGTTTCACGATATAATGGACCAATTGCCGAAAATAGAAGTCGTCAACGATCTGCAGCGGAATGTTCGTCGCTTGCCGGAACCTCGCCATCTCCTGGCTGAGCCGTAGCGTCAATTGATGGAACGTATAACAATGGATGTTCAGGAGTGGGAGATGTGACTCGACGGTCAGTCGGCGCTTCAGCCGTTCTGCCAGAGCGCTTGAGGGAACGATGAGAGCAATCGGGGCCAGAGCATCGGCGTCCTTGAGAACCCGTACATCGTCGACGAGAGCCTGCTCA belongs to Nitrospiraceae bacterium and includes:
- a CDS encoding metallopeptidase family protein, producing MPRDPHRLPASHEQFGAWVQEALAHLPPPYDTIARDVSVVVEDEPPPEVLDELELESEDDLLGLYQGLSLHERSFFQPAGELPARIAIYRGPILRLCRTKTEVIQEIRDTVVHELGHHVGLSDEEMPY
- a CDS encoding PD-(D/E)XK nuclease family protein — protein: MLRVITGPIHPDLEQALVDDVRVLKDADALAPIALIVPSSALAERLKRRLTVESHLPLLNIHCYTFHQLTLRLSQEMARFRQATNIPLQIVDDFYFRQLVHYIVKRKLSGLEALDAISPSPGTWKGLWATIRDLKDAAVSPSIALGAVADGIFEPEDQPWLLSLFRLHAAVEEASRSLGIGSPDDLTASLDSNPSRSSFLRRMTRVLYYGFYDLTQVQLSFFEAVIQTVPTTLYFPLESRSAFGFARQFFDRHILPHSGSHEDRGNHARTSSSTRVELTVFNVIGADEELATVCRKILTLVEVNGYRFDEIGVVVRTLEPYCACLQQVFDRHLVPFVSTAERPLLREPVAKALLRLASLPVNDFDHVAVVDVVTASFYRGEAQELHARPDCWRNAVATLGITKGEGEWIRLAAPKAASILHDSRADPEDMDRTGPIDDPVQLAILWSRVSRLIRDCRALPLHGSISLLTDAFRALATMHFHVPGLTVPLASDEPEPTIGSLVKLALDRLIQVDPLGSDVRWEDWVDLFNQALIETAIPIESQPHQGVQVLDAMTARGLTFRALFVIGLNDKIFPRVVREDPFLRDRQRAVLQATLGYKVDDKLSGHEEERLLFELLIGSATQRLCLSYQRADEDGRVLAPSSFLDEVVRDCRFVTRPEETVPRRLTARIRAVPSIQEILPAQELTLSWLLQGVEVLPLMNALGLSHRLFERGLASLKIIERASVELGSFDGLLKPRVEKLSAFDRDGISPTSLERYARCPFQYFAEEVLRLESVRKIQGTMLPALTMGTFIHESLRLAYEKLVALHWPEASVAEADIRVIGTVAVSQVFDSYAVTQGTGRALLWTLAREQVAELVFGAIASDQEDYRKTGFRPHAFEMAANGSLRLQDDQCVLMKIHGKLDRVDVRSDPPALRVVDYKYKQGPEMAPLDHNLTTAAVRGVRLQPPFYASMDLPGLPAPSEVQFLYLGPHWEKPIVPSKFETSVLEGNIGTSIRRTIRTLVEGIARGEFFILPDGYCDQCAYSSACRRNDAMVWWRSYRSPEARVLRQVRKQKVADE
- a CDS encoding tetratricopeptide repeat protein: MNLHVLVVLCLCGVLGCASAKAPPASVLAAPAGSPAEVMAKLEEGNLLFSTKDYARAEQSYRQTIAAYPDLAEAHYNLAVTIDRMGNRGEAKKHYLEAANLAPGNKVIWDSPPFREMGLTHEINKKSYLDADPKVR
- a CDS encoding UvrD-helicase domain-containing protein translates to MSDRSRLSDSESRLLAETTWDRNVVVVAGAGTGKTTILVNRILNLLMREPNPLGVTDIIAVTFTNKAATEMKLRLRRELMRLAEQSVEAELATFRFRYHLSDTQISTRARQALEQLEKAQIGTLHSLAAHLLRLHPLESGLDPSFQEDDGSRFMETFDGVWDCWLDDELGPEGMQHDRWRSVLAGASLDDLHQLATLLANELIDLDALERQLHMSHVEGPLRDWIASAHSRATGLLASRSSDKQLKAEQMLSATVQCLSLLLEHGLTGLTSLGPEVRALLRKDAGKATSGWDKEVFQEAVIMIKLAKQLLAVDQSYFHNVIHLLRPVLTRVRDAFLRSGWISFDGLLARAKRLLRDCPTVRERIKCTYRAILVDEFQDTDPVQYEIILYLAERAGKQQTAWQDIDLEPGKLFIVGDPKQSIYSFRRADIEAFERVVRKILDDGGVACSLVTNFRSDMMVLDVVNDLFDRLFLPEAHVQPAHERLVMRPDRRTEVSTAGVQLRLVAPNEGEEAFDTETATRTEAETLARWISETLLASATVVDREGRSVPLQPGHIALIFRKLTQAQEYLDALRRYGIQYVTDGEKHFYRRQEIIDFVNILRVIEDPYDRIALVGVLRSPLGGVTDQSLLDLSQLNCLDYTRPERLAASKHPEALELAQLYEALRMLRQSAQLRPVPDVIDLLFDRLPVPELAASSLHGEQAVANLRKIRILAEELSDRPHMTLAGFVDVMMTRLTDQPEEAESALAEELPDAVRVLTIHKAKGLEFPVVILPGLHQGSRVPGKGPRLGHDWSSRLYGLRVGNRANLGALLVEPKISAREEAEQRRLLYVGMTRTRDLLVLSGGRTSTLGRDTVLSLIHDAIPDAATSSTAGTISLGAGQMEQVVTSTSPTVRKGPHEREASAVPCPSLDVVVNRHQTRRDYWSAQKMARRQVTPSLLMAQRVPARSAGSPDSSEMAYSRILGVCAHAVLEQWDFDSPDRDPAPAIERACRQHLAPDLADRESVLRQELYTIFSSFLTSELYNRLQRATILGREVPFLLPWEERQVMEGIIDLIYRLDGGIWIADYKTDAVSAEAAQPRAETYREQAEIYRTAVRQAMGLSSVAFQFIFLRPSMAIEM